In Candidatus Contubernalis alkalaceticus, the following proteins share a genomic window:
- the rd gene encoding rubredoxin, whose protein sequence is MSEKYKCKICNYIYMPKLGDPDNGIEPGTSFEKLPDDWVCPVCGAGKGQFTLFE, encoded by the coding sequence ATGTCGGAGAAATATAAATGTAAAATTTGTAATTATATCTATATGCCTAAATTGGGTGACCCTGATAACGGTATAGAACCTGGAACTTCATTTGAAAAGCTGCCCGATGATTGGGTCTGTCCTGTTTGTGGAGCAGGTAAGGGACAATTTACTTTATTTGAGTAA
- a CDS encoding Hsp20/alpha crystallin family protein: protein MYITNTNPWQSSSFPTQSFLPLQSAFSSIQPWQTSSFVQAYPNSQFSPQAQGYNVPLQTGAVSITPWSNSFQMGGIIPQVPISYASFNPNIGWQQGSNAMMGQINPQISSSMMHQQMGISSGIRSSSGMAQPRVELAETNSDVIVTAELPNVDPNNIYLTVTDDSLSISALSQMSGMSSSLHRTVALPTSVKSEHLDVSYSNGTLECRLPKSDFSARRRVKVNVTG from the coding sequence ATGTATATTACAAACACTAATCCATGGCAGAGCAGCAGTTTCCCAACACAATCTTTTCTTCCCCTTCAATCTGCATTCTCTTCGATCCAACCATGGCAGACCAGTTCCTTTGTTCAAGCTTATCCAAATTCCCAGTTCAGCCCTCAGGCACAGGGATATAATGTTCCACTGCAGACCGGCGCAGTAAGTATTACTCCCTGGAGCAACAGTTTTCAAATGGGGGGCATCATTCCTCAGGTACCCATCAGCTATGCTTCATTTAATCCCAACATTGGTTGGCAGCAGGGCTCAAATGCTATGATGGGTCAGATTAATCCCCAAATTAGCAGCTCTATGATGCATCAGCAAATGGGTATTAGTTCAGGAATCAGGTCTTCATCTGGTATGGCTCAGCCCAGAGTAGAACTGGCTGAAACCAACAGTGACGTAATTGTTACTGCTGAACTGCCTAATGTTGATCCCAACAATATCTACCTTACAGTAACCGATGATTCACTGAGCATTTCTGCTCTGTCACAAATGAGTGGAATGAGCAGTAGCCTTCACAGGACCGTTGCTCTACCCACCAGCGTAAAATCGGAGCATCTTGATGTCAGTTATTCAAATGGTACTTTAGAGTGCCGTCTTCCCAAGTCAGATTTTTCAGCCCGAAGAAGGGTTAAAGTAAACGTTACCGGCTAA
- a CDS encoding diguanylate cyclase has product MPLKNKYKLLIILFIMVPSFVLIVLTNFFMKRMAYLEAYDKMNIMMTRTNAIHEYINQVARPVIFELMDEYEVSETYFRPEIMSSTYAVREINKIFNERIDENYYFKEIADFPRNPENQADDYEKEILQLFNLSSDITVHTRVMERNGVTNFVYIKKGEVLEENCLRCHSVPEKAPQGLLDIYGENRGFHKTVGEIVSAQSVAIPLSEAYATANRFSMLMAVIALIVVFLASFIFSRVTETDIFLRLDQLNQYFSGILTGKQRIGERFLKTKNDELGDLFKNFNRMSLTIKNYENLLEKERDKLKEQVDIKTHDLEQKFIELQKLHKVANCLAQEKNEQSVYRLTLEAVEEIMGYRYSLISIMEDNNVSVKMFSSHFESNDINCLVEPLELKANETFNSGETTINYYSSTDLLNNRYRVLINTPLESIGVLQILLLEERGFTDDQAYMIELTAGYAGETIKRIRMDKILWEQAVKDGLTGLYNRNFFNEVIVNEIYRSERDKKVIGLIMVDINRFKEVNDRYGHVTGDLILKEVAILLQETLRKNDWVVRFGGDEYLIVLPNCKSAKAVKDKIEKAVQDWNHNNNILDFDLTLAIGTAQFIPGSSKRIEEVLKIADENMYIDKKLKYQSK; this is encoded by the coding sequence ATGCCTTTGAAGAATAAGTATAAACTGCTAATTATTTTATTTATTATGGTTCCATCATTTGTTCTTATTGTATTGACAAATTTTTTTATGAAAAGGATGGCATACCTGGAAGCTTACGATAAAATGAATATTATGATGACCCGGACCAATGCTATTCATGAATACATAAACCAGGTGGCAAGGCCGGTTATTTTTGAGTTGATGGATGAATACGAGGTCTCAGAAACTTATTTTCGGCCGGAAATCATGTCTTCAACGTATGCAGTTAGAGAAATCAATAAAATATTTAATGAGAGAATTGATGAGAATTACTATTTTAAAGAAATAGCCGATTTCCCTAGAAATCCTGAAAATCAAGCAGATGATTATGAGAAAGAGATTTTACAATTATTTAATCTGAGTTCAGATATTACGGTACATACGAGAGTTATGGAAAGAAATGGTGTAACCAACTTTGTGTACATAAAAAAAGGCGAAGTGCTTGAAGAAAATTGTCTCAGATGCCACAGTGTTCCGGAGAAAGCTCCTCAAGGTTTACTGGATATTTATGGTGAGAACAGGGGTTTTCACAAGACAGTGGGAGAAATAGTTTCAGCTCAATCCGTAGCAATTCCCTTGTCTGAAGCCTATGCTACAGCCAACAGATTCAGCATGTTAATGGCAGTTATTGCCCTGATTGTAGTTTTTTTGGCTTCATTTATATTCTCAAGAGTTACAGAAACAGACATATTTCTAAGACTGGACCAGCTAAACCAGTATTTTTCCGGAATTTTAACAGGAAAGCAGAGAATTGGAGAAAGATTTCTTAAAACAAAGAATGATGAACTAGGAGATCTTTTTAAAAATTTTAACCGAATGTCTCTAACTATTAAAAATTACGAAAATTTATTGGAGAAGGAAAGGGACAAGTTGAAGGAACAGGTAGATATAAAAACCCATGATCTGGAACAAAAATTTATTGAATTACAAAAACTGCATAAAGTAGCCAACTGCCTTGCTCAAGAAAAGAACGAACAAAGTGTTTATAGACTTACTCTTGAGGCAGTTGAAGAGATAATGGGTTATAGGTATTCTCTAATAAGCATCATGGAAGATAATAATGTTAGTGTAAAAATGTTTTCCTCCCACTTTGAATCAAATGACATTAATTGTCTGGTAGAACCTCTAGAATTAAAAGCTAATGAAACCTTTAATTCAGGAGAAACGACCATAAATTATTACAGCTCAACAGATCTTTTAAATAATAGATATAGAGTTTTAATTAATACTCCGTTAGAGAGTATAGGTGTGCTGCAAATTTTATTGTTAGAGGAGAGGGGATTTACCGATGATCAGGCATATATGATTGAGCTTACAGCTGGTTATGCCGGGGAAACTATAAAAAGAATTCGGATGGACAAGATACTTTGGGAACAGGCGGTTAAGGATGGTCTTACCGGGTTGTATAACCGTAACTTTTTTAATGAAGTGATCGTAAACGAAATATATCGTTCTGAGAGGGATAAAAAGGTTATCGGTTTAATAATGGTTGATATAAACCGTTTTAAAGAGGTGAATGATCGGTATGGTCATGTTACTGGAGATCTTATCCTTAAGGAGGTAGCAATTTTATTACAAGAAACTCTAAGAAAGAACGATTGGGTGGTTCGCTTCGGGGGAGATGAGTATTTAATAGTTTTACCTAATTGTAAATCTGCCAAGGCGGTAAAGGATAAAATAGAAAAAGCCGTACAGGATTGGAACCATAATAATAATATTTTAGATTTTGATCTGACCTTGGCTATAGGAACCGCTCAATTTATTCCGGGTTCAAGTAAAAGGATTGAAGAGGTTTTAAAAATTGCGGATGAGAATATGTATATTGACAAAAAATTAAAATACCAGTCTAAATGA
- a CDS encoding poly-gamma-glutamate hydrolase family protein, with protein sequence MNEEMSGFPLSGSNSQDCEIICRKVISSPFAIIAPHGGGIEPGTSELAESIAHKGYHLYCFLGKRYANNQDLHVKSTFFDEPEALELLAEVEVCLALHGCEGDEELIYIGGLNNKLILLTTCMLLQHGFQVKDAPKALAAKSPKNICNRCLGKKGLQLELSYGLRKSMFENVDRRQGREKVTQVFYRFVEAVDKALRGYRQIFFN encoded by the coding sequence ATGAATGAAGAAATGTCAGGTTTTCCTCTTTCTGGTTCTAATAGTCAGGACTGTGAAATCATATGTAGGAAAGTTATAAGTTCCCCTTTTGCTATAATAGCACCCCACGGTGGTGGAATTGAGCCGGGGACCAGTGAACTGGCTGAAAGCATCGCCCATAAGGGATATCATCTATACTGTTTTTTGGGGAAACGCTATGCAAATAATCAAGATCTTCATGTGAAAAGCACTTTTTTTGATGAACCCGAGGCTCTGGAGCTTTTGGCAGAGGTTGAGGTCTGCCTGGCCTTGCACGGCTGTGAAGGGGATGAAGAGCTGATTTACATTGGGGGGCTGAATAATAAGCTTATATTACTCACTACATGTATGTTGCTCCAGCATGGTTTCCAGGTTAAAGATGCTCCCAAAGCTTTGGCGGCTAAATCTCCAAAAAACATATGCAACCGCTGCTTGGGAAAAAAAGGCCTGCAGTTGGAGCTGTCTTATGGATTGAGGAAAAGCATGTTTGAAAATGTAGATCGGCGACAAGGAAGAGAAAAGGTCACTCAGGTTTTTTACCGGTTTGTGGAAGCGGTGGATAAAGCGTTGAGGGGGTACAGACAGATTTTTTTTAATTAA
- a CDS encoding TlpA family protein disulfide reductase, whose product MASKKFMKYNKNLILNSVLGAVLLICFIFFLTACGFLTNNNGIEEFDEPQQPDQFIKKDDFHMQLEREEVIETAPQTGCFAPGFTLTDLDGNDWSLEDFCGHSLIVMFWDTICSPCIEDMNLLEELNTSDERITVIAINVREQQEVVKSFAQKKGYSFQILLDTKGEVFKQQYLLKEVPVTIAINSRGEITFIQKGPMGKDNLEMLRRSALEMMELYPIIK is encoded by the coding sequence ATGGCATCCAAGAAATTTATGAAATACAACAAAAATCTTATTTTGAATTCTGTTCTGGGTGCTGTGTTATTAATTTGTTTTATATTCTTCCTAACTGCATGTGGATTTCTTACCAATAATAATGGAATAGAAGAGTTTGATGAGCCCCAGCAACCGGATCAGTTTATAAAAAAAGACGATTTTCATATGCAGTTGGAACGGGAAGAAGTCATAGAAACTGCTCCCCAAACAGGCTGCTTTGCCCCTGGGTTTACCCTAACTGATCTGGACGGGAATGATTGGAGTTTAGAGGATTTCTGTGGTCATAGCTTGATTGTTATGTTCTGGGATACAATTTGTTCACCCTGTATTGAAGATATGAATCTATTGGAGGAGTTAAATACTTCTGATGAGCGTATTACGGTAATCGCTATTAATGTTAGAGAGCAGCAAGAAGTTGTTAAAAGCTTTGCGCAGAAAAAAGGATATTCTTTCCAAATACTATTAGACACTAAAGGAGAGGTTTTTAAACAACAATATTTACTGAAAGAGGTTCCGGTTACCATCGCCATTAATTCTCGAGGGGAAATTACTTTTATTCAAAAAGGCCCTATGGGGAAAGATAATTTAGAAATGCTGCGGAGAAGTGCCCTGGAGATGATGGAACTATACCCAATTATAAAATGA
- a CDS encoding LiaF domain-containing protein, whose translation MRFLNTRFTIGILIVFIGVSAMLNALEIATINIGGLIKTYWPVILILWGLNSLMDYFRGSGEEETRVLRSLGELVSGLIVLALGVLFLGGNLDLIGVDFRLFWKLFWPVIIIIFGISMIRGRVPKEGGKNHWAFMGGIEMGKSSFKLQSGTYFAVMGGIDLDLNKAEIPEGETVLDLTAIMGGIDIIVPRDLPIICEGTTLLGGIDFLKESTGGIISTKKMEYRPGNNQPRIRFVVRTLMGGVSIKH comes from the coding sequence TTGAGGTTTCTAAATACACGATTTACTATCGGAATTCTTATTGTATTTATAGGTGTTTCGGCAATGCTTAATGCTTTGGAAATAGCTACTATTAATATTGGGGGTTTAATAAAAACGTATTGGCCTGTTATTTTAATTCTCTGGGGTTTGAATTCTTTAATGGATTATTTTCGTGGTTCCGGAGAAGAGGAAACCAGGGTGCTGCGGTCTCTGGGGGAGCTGGTATCGGGTTTGATTGTCCTGGCATTGGGAGTATTATTTTTAGGAGGAAATCTGGATCTTATAGGAGTAGATTTTAGACTATTTTGGAAGCTGTTCTGGCCGGTGATTATTATTATTTTTGGAATCAGTATGATCCGAGGAAGAGTACCAAAAGAAGGTGGAAAAAACCATTGGGCTTTCATGGGGGGCATTGAAATGGGAAAGAGTTCATTTAAGCTGCAGAGTGGAACCTATTTTGCTGTCATGGGTGGTATTGACCTTGATTTAAATAAAGCAGAAATACCTGAAGGGGAAACGGTTTTAGACTTGACTGCAATCATGGGAGGTATTGACATTATTGTTCCCAGAGATCTGCCTATAATTTGTGAAGGAACAACTCTACTTGGAGGGATAGATTTTTTAAAGGAGTCCACCGGAGGAATAATATCAACTAAAAAAATGGAATATCGTCCGGGAAATAATCAACCAAGGATCCGTTTTGTGGTTAGGACCCTTATGGGTGGAGTAAGCATTAAACATTAA
- a CDS encoding nitroreductase family protein, which produces MIRELVLQNRSIRRFKEEFLIESETLRELVDLARLTPSARNMQPLKYILSSDPKTNSIIFSALGWAGYLKDWNGPEKGERPSAYIIILGDKNVTDNYWCDHGITAQTILLGAVEKGLAGCMIGTIDREILYEGLSIPKDYDILLVLALGKPAEQIVLEEKNKNGDIKYWRDDQGIHHVPKRPLEELIVKAY; this is translated from the coding sequence ATGATTCGTGAATTGGTCTTACAAAACAGAAGTATACGTCGATTTAAAGAAGAATTTTTGATTGAATCTGAAACTCTTAGGGAACTGGTTGACCTGGCCAGGCTTACTCCTTCGGCCAGGAATATGCAGCCTTTGAAGTATATATTAAGCAGTGATCCTAAAACAAACTCCATTATTTTTTCTGCCCTGGGTTGGGCAGGCTATCTTAAAGACTGGAATGGTCCGGAAAAAGGGGAAAGGCCCTCAGCATATATAATTATTTTAGGAGACAAGAATGTAACTGATAATTATTGGTGTGATCATGGTATTACGGCACAGACAATTCTTTTGGGAGCGGTGGAAAAAGGGCTGGCAGGCTGTATGATTGGCACCATAGACCGGGAGATCCTTTATGAGGGGCTGAGTATTCCTAAGGATTATGACATTTTGCTGGTTCTGGCTCTGGGAAAACCGGCAGAACAGATTGTGTTGGAGGAGAAAAATAAAAATGGAGACATTAAATACTGGCGGGATGACCAGGGGATTCATCATGTACCTAAAAGGCCTTTAGAGGAATTAATAGTTAAAGCGTATTAA
- a CDS encoding Hsp20/alpha crystallin family protein: protein MYHIQGYPPYHQFLGQEGSVPRMETQIPSIDVIETKGEVIYIIDVPGADSNMINVDINNDTLMVEGTVDYGLGTEEINYLYRERHHNSSYKRIMFIPPEVQKEQAQANVANGILTVRFPKINEGRRLNINQHHQSQPQSSQQMAYQQHNNYS, encoded by the coding sequence ATGTACCACATACAGGGTTATCCACCTTATCATCAATTTTTGGGTCAAGAAGGGTCGGTTCCCCGAATGGAAACACAGATCCCCTCCATTGATGTGATAGAGACAAAAGGGGAGGTCATCTACATAATTGATGTGCCTGGAGCTGATTCTAACATGATAAACGTAGATATAAATAACGATACTCTTATGGTAGAAGGAACGGTTGATTATGGCTTGGGCACAGAAGAAATAAACTATTTATATAGGGAAAGACATCATAACAGCAGTTACAAGCGTATCATGTTTATTCCTCCTGAAGTTCAAAAAGAGCAGGCCCAGGCAAATGTAGCTAATGGTATATTAACAGTAAGATTTCCTAAAATTAATGAAGGAAGACGTTTAAACATTAATCAGCACCATCAGTCCCAGCCTCAGTCAAGCCAACAGATGGCATATCAGCAGCATAATAATTATTCTTAA
- a CDS encoding response regulator, protein MTDIDVVLIDDDDNVRWILQEILSLENISHRAAGTGPEGLGLIKEHKPHLAILDVKLGTMNGLDVAKKIPDICSYTKILFITGYSEVIKEKIDDFHYVAGVIEKPFNISEFLKKIKDILSEGQALNIGYRKKTIIASN, encoded by the coding sequence ATGACTGATATTGATGTTGTTTTAATTGATGACGATGATAATGTAAGATGGATTTTGCAGGAAATACTCTCCCTGGAAAATATCTCTCATCGGGCAGCCGGGACAGGTCCCGAAGGACTTGGTCTTATTAAAGAACATAAACCTCATTTAGCCATCTTAGATGTAAAGCTTGGGACAATGAATGGTTTAGACGTAGCCAAAAAAATACCAGATATCTGTAGTTATACTAAAATTCTTTTTATCACCGGCTACAGCGAGGTAATTAAAGAGAAGATAGATGATTTTCACTATGTAGCAGGTGTTATTGAAAAACCCTTTAATATAAGTGAATTCTTAAAAAAAATAAAAGATATTTTAAGTGAAGGACAAGCCTTGAATATTGGGTATAGGAAAAAAACAATTATTGCAAGTAATTAG
- a CDS encoding SDH family Clp fold serine proteinase: protein MERSNRINLINQIQEELNASIICYVTGDRENLSTRIAPDVIRIFYQHLEKLKHQKNLCLFLYTRGGDVLTPWRLVNLIREYCSHFSVLLPFRGYSAGTLICLGADDIIMGKMSELSPIDPSVANAFNPEDPYNKTAKIPVSVEDVSSFLNLAREKALIKEDEHMAQIFLRLSKKVHPLALGNVHRNYSLIRSLAEKLLELHSRERSPEHIKEIIDNLTEKLYAHNHMISRYEAQKYIKLHVVEPNEKLESLAWTLYENYENELQLSEPFNPAVLMKEHEQQVDFEATGGIIESIEQQHAFIFEGRVTRHTRPKHDNAQIKFEMLRQGWRLYNN, encoded by the coding sequence ATGGAGCGTAGTAATAGAATAAATTTAATCAATCAAATCCAAGAAGAATTGAACGCCTCTATAATCTGTTATGTAACGGGAGATAGAGAAAATCTCAGCACCAGGATTGCCCCGGATGTAATAAGAATTTTTTACCAACATTTAGAAAAATTAAAACATCAGAAAAATCTTTGCCTTTTTCTTTACACCCGGGGGGGAGATGTGTTGACCCCTTGGAGATTGGTAAACTTGATTAGGGAATATTGCAGCCATTTTTCTGTTCTTCTTCCCTTTCGCGGTTACAGTGCAGGAACTTTAATCTGCCTGGGTGCAGACGATATTATTATGGGTAAAATGAGTGAACTAAGTCCTATCGACCCCAGTGTTGCCAATGCTTTTAACCCGGAAGACCCCTATAATAAAACGGCTAAAATTCCGGTCAGTGTAGAGGATGTCTCATCATTTCTGAACCTGGCTCGAGAAAAAGCATTAATTAAAGAAGACGAACATATGGCTCAAATTTTTTTAAGACTGTCCAAAAAGGTTCACCCTTTGGCCCTGGGAAACGTACATCGAAATTATTCTTTAATCCGTTCTCTAGCTGAAAAGCTATTGGAACTGCACTCCCGGGAAAGATCCCCTGAACACATCAAAGAGATCATTGACAACCTGACGGAAAAACTTTATGCCCATAATCACATGATCTCCCGATACGAAGCACAAAAATATATAAAACTTCACGTTGTCGAACCTAATGAAAAACTTGAATCTTTAGCCTGGACTCTTTATGAAAACTATGAAAATGAATTACAACTTTCTGAACCATTTAATCCTGCAGTCCTAATGAAAGAACACGAACAACAGGTAGATTTTGAAGCTACCGGCGGAATTATTGAAAGCATCGAACAACAGCACGCCTTTATTTTTGAGGGAAGAGTTACCCGCCATACCCGTCCCAAACATGATAATGCTCAAATTAAGTTTGAAATGCTCCGCCAGGGGTGGAGATTGTATAATAATTAA
- the rd gene encoding rubredoxin codes for MDKYECEICGYVYDPEAGDPDNDINPKTSFEDLPDDWVCPICSAGKEDFIKI; via the coding sequence TTGGATAAATATGAATGTGAAATTTGTGGATATGTTTATGACCCTGAAGCAGGGGATCCGGATAATGATATAAACCCTAAAACCTCATTTGAAGACCTGCCCGATGATTGGGTTTGCCCCATTTGTAGTGCGGGAAAAGAAGATTTTATAAAAATTTAG
- a CDS encoding BaiN/RdsA family NAD(P)/FAD-dependent oxidoreductase, whose protein sequence is MDVIVIGGGASGMMAAGKAAEYGLNVVLLEKKPDLGRKLLITGKGRCNITNAAERDILLQEINSNPKFLYASFNLFDNQDMISFMESRGVKTAVERGERVFPQSGRSKDVLEAFINYIKEKKVTVRTAEKAQKVLIEGSSVKGVKTDKENLFSKRVILAAGGSSYPVTGSTGDGYKMAKEVGHTIISLRPGLVPLEIIEKWAVELQGLSLKNVNLEAIAGGKSLGSQFGEMLFTHFGISGPIVLTLSNAVADNLTKKSKVTLVLDLKPALTLEQLDLRLQRDFEKYSRKNYKNSLKELLPQKMIPVIIKLSGIPEDKPVNQLSREERAGLAGLLKRLEMRVKRVRPLEEAIVTRGGVKVQEVNPKTLESKLISGLYFSGEVLDIDANTGGYNLQCAFSTGYAAGKAAAESCRK, encoded by the coding sequence ATGGATGTAATTGTGATTGGTGGTGGGGCATCTGGTATGATGGCAGCTGGGAAAGCTGCAGAATATGGTTTGAATGTAGTGCTATTGGAGAAAAAGCCGGATCTGGGCAGAAAACTGCTGATTACCGGAAAAGGCAGGTGTAATATCACCAATGCAGCTGAAAGGGATATTCTCTTACAGGAGATAAATTCTAATCCTAAATTTTTATATGCTTCATTTAACCTTTTTGATAATCAAGATATGATTAGCTTTATGGAAAGCAGAGGCGTAAAAACTGCGGTTGAACGGGGAGAACGGGTATTCCCTCAGTCGGGAAGATCCAAAGATGTGCTGGAAGCTTTTATTAATTATATAAAAGAAAAAAAAGTGACGGTGAGAACAGCGGAAAAAGCACAGAAAGTATTAATTGAGGGCTCTTCGGTCAAAGGGGTAAAGACAGATAAAGAAAATTTATTCAGCAAAAGGGTAATTTTAGCCGCCGGTGGTTCTTCTTATCCGGTGACCGGTTCTACTGGAGACGGTTATAAGATGGCTAAGGAGGTAGGTCACACTATTATATCTTTACGTCCGGGCTTGGTACCTTTGGAGATAATAGAAAAATGGGCTGTTGAATTACAGGGGCTTTCTTTGAAAAATGTCAATCTGGAGGCCATTGCCGGAGGAAAAAGTCTGGGCAGCCAGTTTGGAGAGATGCTTTTTACTCATTTTGGTATCTCAGGCCCCATTGTCCTTACATTAAGTAATGCTGTTGCCGACAACTTAACTAAAAAAAGTAAAGTTACGCTGGTACTGGATTTAAAACCTGCTTTAACTTTAGAACAACTGGACTTGAGACTTCAGAGGGATTTTGAAAAATATTCCAGAAAGAACTATAAAAATAGTCTAAAAGAACTTTTACCGCAGAAAATGATACCTGTTATTATTAAACTCAGCGGCATTCCAGAGGATAAACCGGTTAATCAGTTATCCCGGGAGGAAAGAGCAGGGTTGGCAGGATTACTGAAAAGATTAGAAATGCGAGTAAAAAGAGTTAGGCCTCTAGAGGAGGCCATCGTTACTCGGGGTGGAGTCAAGGTCCAGGAGGTAAATCCAAAAACATTAGAATCTAAATTGATTTCTGGACTTTATTTTTCCGGAGAGGTTTTGGATATTGATGCAAATACAGGGGGATACAATCTCCAGTGTGCTTTTTCTACCGGATATGCTGCCGGTAAAGCTGCCGCAGAGTCCTGTAGAAAATAA
- a CDS encoding bifunctional diguanylate cyclase/phosphohydrolase: MEVVYTHLFYIPLVLSGIWFYRKALWTAAFLSFFHISANILFQGTILSSTIIRSVMFFLIAFMVGYLTEKKDEAENILLNIKGELEEKIIERTRELESVNSQLQQELLRRKQEEETLKNDITDLKQTEEQLIYLSYHDSMTGLYNRTFFEEELKRVDNGQQLPLSIIMGDVNGLKLVNDAFGHDQGDKLLKKLANILKSSCRQGDVISRWGGDEFAVLLTNTDESTANRISNRIRKSCSEAAADPIQLSISLGVATKEKLSQEIYMVIKEAENKMYKYKLMDSKNIRSSVVFFLLETLKERTYETEEHILNIQNFALKMGNLLNLPEKVLENLTLLAELHDIGKIAISDSILRNIGNLSDEEFEIMCKHPETGYRISNFSPGLAHISEAILAHHERWDGMGYPQGLKREEIPLISRIIAICDYYDVITRGNNFEKALSKEEAFEEILMSSGSKFDPELVDIFLSILNSSCLVQAK, translated from the coding sequence ATGGAAGTAGTATATACTCATTTATTTTATATCCCCCTGGTGCTGTCGGGAATATGGTTTTACAGAAAAGCCTTATGGACTGCCGCTTTCTTAAGTTTTTTTCATATTTCTGCTAATATTTTATTTCAAGGTACTATTTTATCCAGTACTATAATTCGTAGTGTTATGTTTTTTCTAATTGCTTTCATGGTTGGTTATCTTACGGAAAAAAAGGATGAAGCAGAAAATATACTGCTAAATATAAAAGGTGAGCTGGAGGAAAAAATTATTGAAAGAACGCGGGAGTTGGAAAGTGTCAATAGTCAACTGCAGCAGGAATTATTAAGGCGAAAACAGGAAGAAGAAACTTTAAAAAATGATATTACGGATCTTAAACAAACTGAAGAACAGCTTATTTATCTAAGCTATCATGATAGTATGACCGGTCTTTATAATAGAACCTTTTTTGAGGAAGAATTAAAGCGGGTGGATAACGGGCAACAACTGCCTTTAAGCATCATTATGGGCGATGTAAATGGCTTAAAGCTGGTTAATGATGCCTTTGGCCATGATCAAGGGGATAAACTGCTTAAAAAATTAGCTAATATATTGAAAAGTTCATGTCGTCAAGGGGATGTTATTTCCCGATGGGGTGGGGATGAGTTTGCAGTACTCTTGACTAATACTGATGAGAGCACCGCTAATAGAATTTCTAACCGAATAAGGAAGTCCTGTAGTGAAGCTGCTGCCGATCCCATTCAGTTAAGCATTTCTTTAGGAGTTGCTACTAAAGAAAAGCTTTCTCAGGAAATTTATATGGTTATCAAAGAAGCTGAGAATAAAATGTACAAATATAAATTAATGGACAGCAAAAATATTCGTAGTTCTGTTGTTTTTTTCTTACTTGAAACCTTAAAGGAAAGAACGTATGAAACTGAAGAACATATTCTCAACATTCAAAATTTCGCCTTAAAAATGGGAAATCTCCTTAATTTACCGGAAAAGGTTTTGGAGAATCTTACACTGTTGGCGGAACTGCATGACATTGGAAAGATAGCTATCTCAGATAGTATATTAAGAAACATTGGTAATCTTTCTGATGAAGAGTTTGAAATTATGTGCAAGCATCCAGAAACAGGTTATAGAATTTCAAATTTTTCTCCTGGTTTGGCCCACATTAGTGAAGCTATTTTAGCTCATCATGAAAGATGGGACGGAATGGGTTATCCTCAGGGTCTTAAAAGAGAGGAAATTCCCTTGATTTCAAGGATAATTGCTATTTGCGATTATTATGATGTTATAACCAGGGGTAATAATTTCGAGAAAGCATTAAGTAAAGAAGAAGCTTTTGAGGAAATTTTAATGAGTTCCGGCAGCAAGTTTGATCCTGAACTGGTAGATATTTTCCTTTCAATCTTAAACTCAAGCTGTCTAGTGCAAGCAAAATAA